The following proteins are co-located in the Candidatus Dormiibacterota bacterium genome:
- a CDS encoding LD-carboxypeptidase — MSALPAFPARMRKPLALRRGERVGLIAPAAPVTDDEIVQSAARVRSLGVEPVVGRHAAARRGYLAGSDEERADDFNCMARDPSIRAIVALRGGYGTMRILEHVDYGAIAADPKIVLGFSDVTALLDAVAQRSAVITFHGPVAREEYFDEVARSYVERACMSLEPIGTLAALAATTVRGGSARGRIAGGNLSIVASLLGSPWAPALREALLLLEDVDEEPYRIDRMLTQLRLAGAIEAARGVIVGGLTRCEPKADSQGTAEDVVAERLSGWDRPVLCGIPSGHVPHQWVLPIGLEATLDADARTLTFSEPAVRA, encoded by the coding sequence ATGTCTGCGCTGCCTGCGTTTCCCGCGAGGATGCGCAAGCCGCTCGCGTTGCGCCGAGGCGAGCGCGTCGGCTTGATCGCGCCGGCCGCACCCGTGACCGATGATGAGATCGTGCAAAGCGCCGCGCGTGTGCGCTCGCTCGGCGTCGAGCCGGTGGTGGGGCGTCACGCCGCCGCTCGCCGCGGCTACCTCGCCGGCAGCGACGAGGAACGTGCCGACGATTTCAATTGTATGGCGCGCGACCCGAGCATCCGCGCGATCGTCGCCTTGCGCGGCGGCTATGGGACCATGCGTATTCTCGAGCACGTCGATTACGGCGCCATCGCGGCCGACCCCAAGATCGTGCTCGGGTTCTCGGATGTCACCGCGCTGCTCGACGCCGTCGCGCAACGTAGCGCAGTGATCACGTTTCACGGGCCGGTCGCGCGCGAAGAGTACTTCGACGAGGTCGCGCGGTCGTACGTCGAGCGCGCATGCATGTCGCTCGAACCGATCGGTACCCTCGCCGCGCTCGCCGCGACGACCGTACGCGGCGGAAGTGCGCGGGGCCGCATCGCCGGGGGGAACCTGAGCATCGTCGCAAGCCTCCTCGGGTCGCCCTGGGCGCCGGCACTTCGCGAGGCGCTGCTCCTGCTCGAGGACGTTGACGAGGAGCCGTACCGCATCGATCGCATGCTGACCCAGCTGCGGCTCGCTGGAGCCATCGAGGCGGCGCGCGGGGTGATCGTCGGCGGCTTGACGCGCTGCGAGCCGAAGGCTGACTCGCAGGGCACGGCCGAGGACGTGGTCGCCGAGCGGCTCTCCGGTTGGGATCGCCCCGTGCTCTGCGGCATCCCCTCAGGCCACGTGCCACATCAGTGGGTGCTGCCGATCGGCTTGGAGGCAACCCTCGACGCCGACGCCCGTACGCTCACCTTTTCGGAGCCGGCGGTGCGCGCGTGA
- the rnc gene encoding ribonuclease III, with protein sequence MAGENRRKRIRELLARAGVRFAPDFDAIDHAFAHESYAREFACASNERLEFLGDSVLGAIAASWLFETFPDEPEGELTLRKAWIVNDAQIARTAGRLGFSQLVFLGAGMRKAGGAENTSILADAFEAFVGALYLRYGMERARRFVLLEHVERLDHESGAPLDAKTRLQHLAQAQMSATPAYYDENRGTPQLPAFFSRVEVNGRRLGSGTGSSKKIAQQAAAQDALLALEQSE encoded by the coding sequence GTGGCGGGTGAGAATCGGCGCAAGCGCATACGGGAGCTGCTCGCTCGCGCCGGCGTGCGATTTGCCCCCGACTTCGACGCGATCGACCATGCGTTCGCGCACGAGAGCTACGCGCGCGAGTTCGCGTGCGCCTCGAACGAACGCTTGGAGTTTCTCGGCGACTCCGTTCTGGGCGCCATCGCGGCCTCGTGGCTCTTCGAGACCTTTCCGGACGAACCGGAAGGCGAGCTGACGTTGCGCAAAGCGTGGATCGTCAACGACGCGCAGATCGCGCGCACCGCGGGCCGGCTCGGCTTCTCGCAGCTCGTATTTCTCGGCGCAGGCATGCGCAAAGCCGGCGGTGCGGAGAACACGTCGATTCTCGCCGATGCATTCGAGGCGTTCGTCGGTGCGCTCTACCTTCGGTATGGAATGGAGCGAGCGCGGCGCTTCGTACTGCTCGAGCACGTCGAGCGTCTCGATCACGAGAGCGGCGCTCCGTTGGACGCCAAGACGCGCTTGCAGCATCTGGCTCAGGCGCAGATGAGCGCGACGCCCGCGTACTACGATGAAAACCGTGGCACGCCCCAGCTGCCCGCTTTCTTCTCACGCGTCGAAGTGAACGGGAGGCGGCTCGGCAGCGGCACGGGCTCGTCGAAAAAGATCGCGCAGCAGGCGGCGGCGCAGGACGCCCTGCTCGCCCTCGAGCAGAGCGAATGA
- a CDS encoding Maf family protein: protein MAPIIGRKQLTGIVLASGSPRRAELLRSIGLSVIVVPSGYDEPGDPNASPETLAKRHARAKLFAVAARYPSEAVVAADTVVHIGSRLLGKPRDPVEATAMLKMLSGRVHRVHTAYALRLPDADTAIERLSTTTVRFCHLDPDAIEEYVATGEPTDKAGAYGIQGRAAALVESIDGDYFTVVGFPLGDFVRTLRSSGFVLSTAK from the coding sequence ATGGCACCTATTATTGGTAGGAAACAACTGACCGGCATCGTGCTGGCCAGCGGCTCGCCGCGCCGCGCCGAGCTGCTTCGCAGCATCGGCCTGAGCGTCATCGTCGTTCCCAGTGGTTACGACGAGCCCGGCGATCCCAACGCATCGCCGGAAACCCTTGCCAAGCGCCATGCCCGAGCGAAGCTCTTCGCCGTTGCCGCGCGGTACCCGAGCGAGGCCGTGGTTGCAGCCGACACCGTCGTCCATATCGGCTCCCGCCTGCTCGGGAAGCCCCGCGATCCCGTGGAAGCCACGGCCATGCTCAAAATGCTCTCGGGAAGGGTCCACCGCGTTCACACCGCCTATGCGCTGCGACTGCCGGACGCCGACACCGCCATCGAGCGGCTGTCGACGACGACGGTCCGGTTCTGTCACCTCGACCCGGACGCGATTGAGGAGTACGTCGCCACCGGTGAGCCTACGGACAAGGCCGGTGCTTACGGCATCCAGGGACGCGCGGCGGCGCTCGTCGAGAGCATCGACGGCGATTACTTTACCGTCGTGGGTTTCCCGCTCGGCGATTTCGTCCGCACGCTGCGCTCCTCGGGATTTGTGCTCTCGACCGCGAAATGA
- the obgE gene encoding GTPase ObgE: MQFIDEATISVAAGNGGDGIVAWRREKFIPKGGPAGGDGGHGGSVYLEATPEISTLVEFRFRRSFEADSGKHGGTSNKSGRSGTDLTIRVPVGTLVYRSQEGKPEALVADLAAPAERVLAARGGRGGLGNQHFATSVRQAPRFAEKGEPGERFALRLELKLLADCGVIGVPNAGKSTLLSAVSAARPKIADYPFTTTEPQLGVVRVSDEASFVMVDVPGLIEGAHEGAGLGDRFLRHVERTRVLLHLLDGAKPLDDILRDKETIENELRAWSSALIEKPTLLCISKLDLPDARARLEEMRERHPDTAGISAVTGEGVTELVYAIARALAQAPAPPRVEPMVRIDLVPKDDFTIERERDGAFVVSGERVERIAAMTNFDSDESLARFERALERIGVDRRLRAMGAAQGDTVRIGAYEFTYS, translated from the coding sequence GTGCAATTCATCGATGAAGCGACGATCTCCGTCGCGGCGGGTAACGGCGGCGACGGCATCGTGGCCTGGCGCAGGGAGAAGTTCATCCCCAAAGGCGGCCCGGCCGGCGGGGACGGCGGTCACGGCGGGAGCGTCTACCTCGAAGCGACCCCGGAGATATCGACGCTGGTCGAGTTTCGGTTCCGGCGCAGCTTTGAAGCCGATTCCGGCAAGCACGGCGGAACATCGAACAAATCGGGGCGCAGCGGCACGGACCTGACAATTCGCGTCCCGGTCGGAACGCTCGTGTATCGCTCTCAGGAAGGCAAGCCCGAAGCCCTCGTCGCGGACCTCGCCGCACCGGCGGAGCGCGTCCTCGCCGCGCGCGGAGGCCGCGGTGGACTCGGCAACCAGCATTTTGCTACCAGCGTTCGCCAAGCACCGCGGTTCGCCGAAAAGGGCGAGCCCGGCGAACGGTTCGCACTGCGTCTGGAGTTGAAGCTTCTGGCCGATTGCGGCGTCATCGGCGTTCCGAACGCGGGTAAATCGACGCTGCTCTCCGCGGTCTCCGCGGCGCGACCGAAGATTGCCGATTATCCCTTCACGACGACCGAACCTCAGCTCGGCGTCGTGCGCGTATCCGACGAAGCGTCGTTCGTCATGGTCGACGTCCCCGGCTTGATCGAAGGCGCGCACGAAGGCGCGGGCCTCGGCGACCGCTTCCTGCGACACGTCGAACGGACGCGCGTGCTGCTCCATCTTCTCGACGGCGCGAAGCCGCTCGACGACATTCTGCGCGACAAGGAGACCATCGAGAACGAGCTGCGCGCCTGGAGCAGCGCGCTGATCGAAAAACCTACGCTGCTGTGCATCTCAAAGCTGGACTTGCCCGACGCGCGCGCGCGCCTCGAAGAGATGCGCGAGCGACACCCGGACACCGCCGGTATCAGCGCCGTGACCGGCGAAGGCGTGACCGAGCTCGTCTACGCAATCGCTCGAGCGCTCGCGCAGGCGCCCGCTCCGCCGCGCGTCGAGCCGATGGTGCGCATCGACCTCGTGCCGAAGGACGATTTCACCATAGAACGCGAGCGGGACGGAGCCTTCGTGGTCAGCGGCGAGCGCGTCGAGCGCATTGCGGCGATGACGAACTTCGACTCCGATGAATCGCTCGCGCGCTTCGAGCGCGCTCTCGAGCGCATTGGTGTCGATCGCCGCCTGCGTGCAATGGGCGCGGCACAAGGGGACACGGTACGCATAGGCGCGTATGAGTTCACTTACTCGTGA
- the mreC gene encoding rod shape-determining protein MreC: protein MYQDERKLFTLIGIIIAAATLLLLQVNAARTGKLGPLVWAGSTVVAFVEELTSAVVGGVRDAGGTVLSVPQLGRENATLRDENGRLEAENARLVEALAASASQAAIAPVAAEYPNGVEARIIGFPPENESRTVTIDRGSRAGIKPDEGVVAASGVVGRIAEVGPFSSTVLLITDYTSRIPAIVERGRWWGIAQGNLTSVRMQYVSQDARLRIGDVVVTGNGRSFSSGIPIGTVVEIDRSDAALYQTAVLRPAVALGALDRVVVVAK from the coding sequence GTGTATCAAGACGAACGCAAGCTTTTCACGCTAATCGGCATCATCATCGCCGCAGCCACGCTATTGCTGCTACAGGTGAACGCTGCGCGCACCGGAAAGCTGGGGCCGCTCGTCTGGGCAGGTTCGACGGTCGTAGCCTTCGTCGAGGAGCTCACCTCGGCGGTCGTCGGCGGCGTGCGCGACGCGGGCGGAACCGTGCTCTCCGTTCCACAGCTCGGCCGGGAGAACGCCACGCTGCGAGACGAAAACGGCAGGCTCGAGGCCGAGAACGCTCGGCTCGTCGAAGCGCTAGCGGCGTCTGCGTCGCAGGCTGCGATCGCGCCGGTCGCCGCCGAATATCCCAACGGCGTCGAGGCGCGCATCATCGGATTCCCTCCCGAGAACGAGTCGCGCACCGTGACGATCGACCGCGGCTCGCGCGCGGGAATCAAGCCTGACGAAGGCGTCGTTGCAGCGTCGGGCGTCGTCGGGCGCATCGCGGAGGTTGGGCCGTTTTCGAGCACGGTGCTGCTCATCACGGATTACACGAGCCGCATACCCGCAATCGTCGAGCGCGGTCGATGGTGGGGCATCGCGCAAGGGAACCTCACGAGCGTGCGGATGCAGTACGTCTCGCAGGACGCACGGCTACGCATCGGCGACGTGGTCGTGACGGGAAATGGCCGCTCGTTCAGCTCGGGCATTCCGATCGGCACGGTCGTCGAGATCGATCGCAGCGACGCCGCACTCTACCAAACAGCAGTCCTCCGTCCCGCCGTCGCGCTCGGCGCACTCGATCGCGTTGTCGTTGTCGCGAAGTAG
- the fabF gene encoding beta-ketoacyl-ACP synthase II: MNLVLESIHRQPGQAGNAVRRRVVVTGLGAVTPLGNNRDEFWRRLCAGESGVGPITSFDASDFSTRFAAEVKDFNGEQLIGKKEARRMDAFAQYAFVAAREAIGDAKLPEDAELRKRVGVVLGTGIGGIQTFRTMSDRAHELGTWARTSPFFIPMLMSNAAPAHISMANNLRGPIFATASACASANDAIATAYNLVANGDCIAMLTGGAEATITPLAMGGFCSMRAMSTRNDDPARACRPFDRERDGFVLAEGSGILLIEEAEHALARGARVYAEVLGYGQSADAYDIVAVDPNGDGVVLALERACASARLEPTDVDYINAHGTSTPIGDPAESKAIERAFGEHAYRIGVSSTKSMTGHALGAAGGIEGVATVLAVANDVMPPTINYEFPDPECTLDYVPNVARRATIRTALSNSFGFGGHNCVIVFGKMRGG, encoded by the coding sequence TTGAATCTAGTTTTGGAGTCGATACATCGTCAGCCGGGCCAGGCCGGGAACGCGGTCCGGCGACGCGTCGTTGTCACGGGTCTCGGTGCCGTTACTCCGCTGGGGAATAATCGCGACGAGTTCTGGCGCCGCCTCTGCGCCGGCGAGTCCGGCGTCGGACCCATCACGAGTTTCGACGCGTCCGATTTCTCGACGCGCTTCGCCGCCGAGGTAAAGGACTTCAACGGCGAGCAGCTGATCGGGAAGAAGGAAGCGCGCCGTATGGACGCGTTCGCGCAGTACGCGTTCGTCGCGGCGCGCGAAGCCATCGGGGACGCGAAGCTTCCCGAGGATGCCGAGCTGCGCAAGCGCGTCGGGGTCGTCCTCGGAACGGGCATCGGCGGCATCCAGACATTCCGTACGATGTCCGACCGGGCGCACGAGCTGGGGACGTGGGCGAGGACATCGCCCTTCTTCATTCCGATGCTGATGAGCAATGCCGCGCCCGCGCATATCTCGATGGCGAATAACCTGCGCGGTCCGATCTTCGCGACCGCCAGCGCCTGTGCGAGCGCGAACGACGCCATCGCGACCGCCTACAATTTAGTCGCGAACGGCGATTGCATCGCGATGCTCACCGGCGGCGCCGAAGCGACGATCACGCCTCTGGCCATGGGCGGCTTCTGCTCGATGCGGGCGATGTCGACGCGCAACGACGATCCCGCACGCGCCTGCCGCCCCTTCGATCGCGAGCGCGACGGGTTCGTGCTCGCCGAGGGCTCCGGCATTCTGCTGATCGAGGAGGCCGAGCACGCGCTGGCACGCGGCGCGCGGGTCTATGCAGAGGTCCTCGGCTACGGGCAGTCCGCCGACGCGTATGATATCGTGGCGGTCGATCCGAACGGCGACGGCGTGGTTCTCGCTCTGGAACGCGCGTGCGCGAGTGCCCGTCTCGAGCCGACGGACGTGGACTACATCAACGCGCACGGCACGTCGACGCCCATTGGGGATCCGGCCGAATCGAAGGCGATCGAGCGCGCCTTCGGCGAGCACGCGTATCGCATCGGCGTCAGCTCGACGAAATCGATGACGGGGCACGCGCTCGGCGCAGCCGGCGGCATCGAAGGCGTCGCGACCGTGCTTGCCGTGGCCAACGACGTCATGCCGCCGACGATCAACTACGAATTCCCGGACCCGGAGTGCACGCTCGACTACGTTCCGAACGTCGCGCGGCGCGCGACGATCCGGACGGCCCTTTCGAACTCATTCGGGTTTGGCGGACATAACTGCGTCATCGTCTTTGGCAAGATGCGTGGCGGGTGA
- the smc gene encoding chromosome segregation protein SMC, whose amino-acid sequence MKLKRIKAFGFKTFAEPTTIEFTGGITAVVGPNGSGKSNLVDAFRWVLGETSTRSLRSGKLEDVIFAGNDKRKPLGLAEVSIAFDNSDRSLALEYGEVEITRRAYRAGESEYFINRSQVRLRDVHDLLMGTGLGPGSYAIVSQGEIDSVLKSKPTERRVLFEETAGISKFLARKHESLRRLEQTETNAIRISDLIAESERRIPELETQVRRAKRYRRVSARVRDLEILSYLRASASRREERERVRNELKENDEQRTVTAAHVAAVGADLAETRTRVYRQELELEEFRAQAQTRRAELAQVEAEYAAALARREALEAQSTQTSHDAARVAQEREALERSCRELDEQIAPLAALTAQGREREAAAQAAVALQRERLDAVFTQLRAIEADAADRAARRAERRVQSENLRAEVERYEGELRAERDRLASLEMTLGTATQQLAQRKHQLEALEARALQAREEVEAAERQAADAHDDLVRAESVHREHADEITAAQSRLHTIEELENALEGHVPGTRAVVEAWQRKELDGIEGVVSNLVTIEERYARAMDVAFGARLSDIVTRTTVDAERAIEHLNRTESGRATFMPLDRLAKSAASRPQPAPHEQGVIGYAPSLIRTAAQYACVVEELVGDVLVVDTLHTALRVDGRIAAGAIVTLAGEMVTRGTIAGGRFKRERSIFSRRAQAVQLREQLTGMEQRLAQYETQVRGARAQAHGAGAKRDGAREAVAKDELRLAEVRAEVAARGGELARMQADVLSASAAVAELVERGRVAEERARGYESGEPGAERIDEERRRLENELARVREEIARAEAAQTRESAEASAVRERAAGLSAQSGASASRLAMLDQDDERARLARERMLAEIASLMEQTRAAHARVEGLRRGVAEVDAQLERARVERERLVERQTALESDLHLAEIAERDALGAGESRRTRLTQIEAELGIIVSQFAQNPAADDECSDVEERYRGEPDSVVDDLPRLRDELARLSANVNLNAEAEREDVAERERFLRTQLDDLSRARETLLESIREIEQQTQVQFNQTFERVAREFASVYARLFEGGTARMWQTNPENLSETGIEIAVQPPGKKQMPLPALSGGEQAMTAAALIFALIRVKPSPFYLFDEVDAALDDANVARFSEMVRELSHGDADTIIVTHNKRTMELANRMYGVTMGESGVTSVISAELSARQAEPAIA is encoded by the coding sequence ATGAAGCTCAAACGCATCAAAGCCTTTGGATTCAAGACCTTCGCCGAGCCGACGACGATCGAGTTCACCGGTGGCATCACGGCGGTTGTAGGACCCAACGGCTCCGGCAAGTCCAATCTCGTCGACGCGTTTCGCTGGGTGCTCGGCGAAACGTCGACGCGGTCGCTGCGCTCGGGGAAACTGGAAGACGTCATCTTCGCGGGAAACGACAAACGCAAACCGCTCGGCCTGGCCGAAGTCTCGATTGCGTTCGACAACAGTGACCGCTCGCTCGCGCTCGAATACGGTGAAGTCGAGATTACGCGCCGCGCCTATCGCGCCGGGGAGAGCGAGTACTTCATCAATCGCAGCCAGGTGCGGTTACGCGACGTCCACGATCTGCTCATGGGTACGGGCCTCGGCCCGGGATCGTACGCAATAGTCTCGCAAGGTGAGATCGACTCCGTGCTCAAGAGCAAACCGACCGAACGGCGCGTGCTCTTCGAGGAGACGGCCGGCATCAGTAAGTTTCTCGCCCGCAAGCACGAATCGTTGCGTCGTCTCGAGCAGACCGAAACCAATGCAATTCGCATCAGCGATCTCATCGCCGAAAGCGAGCGACGCATTCCCGAGCTCGAGACGCAGGTGCGCCGCGCCAAGCGATACCGCCGCGTGAGCGCGCGCGTGCGCGACTTGGAGATTCTTTCGTATCTGCGCGCCAGCGCGTCGCGGCGGGAGGAGCGGGAGCGCGTACGCAACGAGTTGAAGGAGAACGACGAGCAGCGAACGGTGACGGCCGCTCACGTGGCGGCGGTGGGCGCCGATCTTGCCGAGACACGCACGCGGGTGTACAGGCAGGAGTTAGAGCTCGAAGAGTTTCGTGCGCAGGCGCAGACGCGCCGCGCGGAGCTCGCGCAAGTCGAGGCCGAATACGCGGCGGCGCTCGCGCGCCGGGAAGCGCTCGAGGCGCAATCCACCCAGACCTCGCACGATGCCGCGCGCGTCGCGCAGGAGCGAGAGGCGCTCGAGCGCTCGTGCCGGGAGCTCGACGAACAGATCGCACCCCTCGCGGCGCTCACGGCGCAAGGGCGCGAGCGCGAAGCGGCCGCGCAGGCCGCCGTCGCCCTGCAGCGCGAGCGCCTCGACGCGGTCTTCACGCAGCTGCGCGCGATCGAAGCCGATGCAGCGGATCGCGCTGCACGCCGTGCCGAGCGTCGCGTACAGAGCGAAAACCTCCGCGCCGAAGTTGAGCGGTACGAAGGCGAGCTGCGCGCCGAGCGCGACCGCCTTGCGTCGCTCGAGATGACCCTCGGGACGGCGACGCAACAGCTCGCGCAACGCAAGCATCAGCTCGAAGCGCTCGAAGCGCGAGCACTCCAGGCGCGCGAAGAGGTCGAGGCGGCGGAACGTCAGGCTGCCGACGCGCACGACGATCTCGTTCGTGCCGAGAGCGTGCACCGCGAGCACGCTGACGAAATCACGGCGGCGCAATCGCGGCTGCATACGATCGAAGAGCTGGAGAATGCGCTCGAGGGACACGTACCCGGGACGCGCGCGGTCGTCGAGGCCTGGCAACGCAAGGAGCTCGACGGCATCGAAGGCGTCGTCTCCAATCTCGTCACGATCGAAGAGCGGTACGCACGGGCGATGGACGTTGCGTTCGGCGCGCGCCTCTCCGACATCGTGACGCGCACGACCGTCGATGCCGAACGCGCGATCGAGCATCTGAATCGCACCGAATCCGGCCGCGCGACGTTCATGCCGCTCGATCGGCTCGCGAAGAGCGCGGCGTCACGCCCGCAACCGGCGCCGCACGAGCAGGGTGTCATCGGATACGCACCGAGCCTGATCCGTACGGCGGCCCAGTACGCCTGCGTCGTCGAAGAGCTCGTCGGCGACGTGCTCGTCGTGGATACCCTTCACACCGCGTTGCGCGTCGACGGGCGCATAGCGGCCGGTGCGATCGTCACGCTCGCCGGCGAGATGGTGACGAGGGGAACGATCGCAGGCGGCCGCTTCAAACGCGAGCGCTCCATATTCTCGCGTCGGGCCCAAGCAGTGCAGCTGCGCGAGCAGCTCACAGGCATGGAGCAGCGGCTCGCGCAGTACGAGACGCAGGTGCGGGGAGCGCGCGCGCAAGCGCACGGCGCGGGCGCTAAGCGGGACGGCGCGCGCGAGGCCGTCGCCAAGGACGAGTTGCGGCTAGCCGAGGTCCGTGCCGAGGTTGCAGCGCGCGGCGGCGAGCTGGCACGCATGCAGGCGGACGTGCTCTCGGCAAGCGCCGCGGTTGCCGAGCTCGTCGAGCGCGGACGCGTCGCGGAGGAGCGCGCGCGCGGCTACGAATCCGGCGAGCCGGGGGCCGAGCGCATCGATGAGGAGCGGCGTCGCCTGGAGAACGAGCTGGCTCGCGTGCGAGAAGAGATCGCACGGGCAGAGGCGGCGCAGACGCGCGAGAGTGCGGAGGCAAGCGCGGTCCGGGAGCGGGCAGCGGGGCTTTCGGCGCAGTCCGGTGCATCGGCGTCCCGCCTCGCCATGCTCGATCAGGACGACGAGCGCGCGCGGCTCGCGCGCGAGCGGATGCTGGCGGAGATCGCGTCGCTGATGGAGCAAACGCGCGCGGCGCACGCGCGCGTAGAAGGCTTGCGACGCGGCGTCGCGGAGGTGGACGCGCAGCTGGAGCGAGCGCGCGTCGAGCGCGAGCGACTCGTCGAGCGTCAAACCGCGCTCGAGTCGGATCTGCATCTGGCCGAGATCGCGGAACGCGATGCGCTAGGTGCGGGAGAGAGCAGGCGCACGCGCCTGACGCAAATCGAAGCGGAGCTCGGAATCATCGTTTCGCAGTTCGCGCAGAATCCTGCAGCCGACGACGAGTGTAGCGACGTCGAGGAACGGTATCGCGGCGAGCCGGACAGCGTCGTCGACGATCTGCCGCGTCTGCGTGACGAGCTCGCGCGGCTATCCGCAAACGTCAACCTGAACGCAGAGGCGGAGCGCGAAGACGTTGCGGAGCGCGAGCGCTTCCTGCGCACGCAGCTCGACGATCTCTCGAGAGCGCGCGAAACGCTGCTCGAGTCGATCCGTGAGATCGAACAGCAGACGCAGGTGCAGTTCAACCAAACCTTCGAGCGGGTGGCCCGTGAGTTTGCGAGCGTGTACGCGCGGCTCTTCGAGGGAGGAACGGCGCGTATGTGGCAGACGAATCCGGAGAACCTCTCCGAGACCGGAATCGAGATCGCCGTGCAGCCGCCGGGGAAGAAGCAGATGCCGCTGCCGGCGCTCTCGGGTGGAGAGCAGGCGATGACGGCGGCTGCGTTGATCTTTGCGCTCATTCGGGTGAAGCCGTCGCCGTTCTACCTCTTCGACGAGGTCGACGCCGCGCTCGA
- the rpmA gene encoding 50S ribosomal protein L27 translates to MFRFDLQLFASKKGAGSTRNGRDSNAQRLGVKKFGGERVIPGNIIVRQRGTRFHPGENVGIGKDHTLFALVGGTVEFVNRRNRKHVVVRAA, encoded by the coding sequence ATGTTCCGCTTCGATCTCCAGCTCTTCGCCTCGAAAAAGGGCGCCGGCTCGACCCGCAACGGCCGGGACTCGAACGCGCAGCGCCTGGGCGTCAAGAAGTTCGGCGGCGAGCGCGTGATCCCGGGAAACATCATCGTGCGCCAGCGTGGAACGCGGTTCCATCCAGGCGAGAACGTCGGGATCGGGAAGGACCACACGCTCTTTGCGCTCGTCGGCGGCACGGTCGAGTTCGTCAATCGCCGCAACCGCAAGCACGTGGTCGTCCGAGCAGCCTAA
- a CDS encoding DUF3465 domain-containing protein — MEPRSRHSAAALALLVLCACTPGPDDGVVCRTYAQGQSRVEVIADGNVVRLLGTHVGPSGPHEGFLLRLRSGCALTVRVESSIDFTGPIPLRTGDAVVVKGEYEYDALGGIIHFTHRELYGRHAGGYVELHGTYYW, encoded by the coding sequence ATGGAGCCGCGCAGCCGGCATAGCGCCGCGGCGCTCGCACTCCTGGTCCTTTGCGCCTGCACGCCCGGACCCGACGACGGCGTCGTCTGCCGCACGTACGCACAAGGCCAGAGCCGGGTTGAGGTCATCGCCGACGGCAACGTGGTCCGCCTGCTCGGAACGCACGTCGGTCCGAGCGGTCCGCACGAAGGATTTCTCCTCCGGTTGCGCAGCGGGTGCGCCCTGACGGTTCGCGTCGAGAGCAGCATCGATTTCACGGGACCGATTCCGCTGCGTACGGGCGACGCCGTGGTCGTGAAGGGCGAGTACGAGTACGACGCGCTCGGCGGCATCATCCACTTCACGCATCGCGAGTTGTACGGTCGTCATGCCGGGGGGTACGTCGAGCTGCATGGCACCTATTATTGGTAG
- the nadD gene encoding nicotinate (nicotinamide) nucleotide adenylyltransferase — translation MRTGIFGGTFDPVHNAHLFLAESARLMEGLERVLFVPTNGHHYRAQPEAPIEDRCAMVRAAIAGNPLFVFEDADLRDDASGYTADLIPALREKYPRDAFTFIIGADSLVNAQWVRFDEVLESVERFVIAPRAGVRPEAVQRVIGEIPSSLRERVRTLNLPELPESGTLLRSLLSQHHSVRYLVPDAVWEYVAARGLYGYGAAQPA, via the coding sequence GTGAGAACTGGCATCTTCGGCGGCACCTTTGACCCGGTTCACAACGCGCATCTCTTTCTTGCCGAGTCGGCCCGGTTGATGGAAGGGCTCGAGCGCGTGCTCTTCGTTCCAACGAATGGGCATCACTATCGGGCGCAGCCGGAGGCGCCGATCGAGGATCGATGTGCGATGGTTCGCGCTGCAATCGCCGGGAATCCCCTCTTCGTCTTCGAGGACGCCGATCTGCGCGACGATGCGAGCGGATACACCGCCGATCTGATTCCGGCGTTGCGCGAGAAGTATCCCCGGGATGCGTTCACGTTCATCATCGGGGCGGACTCGCTCGTCAACGCGCAATGGGTGCGCTTCGACGAAGTGCTCGAGTCGGTGGAACGGTTCGTCATCGCGCCACGAGCGGGCGTCCGTCCGGAGGCCGTGCAGCGGGTCATCGGGGAGATTCCGTCGAGTCTGCGCGAGCGCGTACGCACGCTGAACCTGCCGGAGCTCCCGGAATCCGGAACGTTGTTGCGCTCGCTCCTTTCGCAGCATCACAGCGTGCGCTACCTGGTTCCGGACGCCGTCTGGGAGTACGTCGCCGCGCGCGGCCTGTACGGGTATGGAGCCGCGCAGCCGGCATAG